From Echinicola soli, a single genomic window includes:
- a CDS encoding Na(+)-translocating NADH-quinone reductase subunit A, with translation MSKLVKLKKGFDIKLEGKAEKKTEAFQPAQTFAIKPTDFVGMQRPKVTVKEGDTVKAGTPILFDKKLESVLYAAPVSGEIVEIKRGEKRKLLEIKIMADKEISYEEFDKFSESDLKSLTKEQAIGALLKGGVWPQIIQRPYGIVANPEDDPKAIFISGFDSHPLAPDYGVLLKGQEKYFQAGLNILKKLTSGKVHLNLDQDSEVSPVYAGVQGVEVNKFSGPHPAGNVGVQIHHLDPINKGEIAWTINPYGVVQAGKLFLEGIYDTSKVIAITGSEAIKTVYTKTYQGACVDKLVADNTKSDHFRVVSGNVLTGEKINHDGYLGYYDHQITLLPEGDYYEFMGWAKPTSSKLSFHRALGLLSFLSPNKEYALDTNARGEERAFVQTGVFEQVTPMDIFPVYLLKAIMAEDFDEMEELGIYEIIEEDLALCEFIDVSKHPVQDIVRKGIELIQYS, from the coding sequence ATGTCAAAACTAGTTAAGCTTAAGAAGGGATTTGATATTAAGCTGGAGGGAAAGGCAGAAAAGAAAACTGAAGCTTTCCAGCCGGCTCAGACCTTCGCGATTAAGCCTACAGACTTTGTAGGTATGCAGCGTCCAAAAGTTACCGTCAAAGAAGGGGATACCGTAAAAGCGGGCACGCCAATTCTCTTTGACAAAAAGCTTGAATCCGTTCTTTATGCAGCTCCCGTTTCAGGAGAGATTGTTGAGATCAAAAGAGGTGAAAAAAGAAAACTGTTAGAGATCAAAATCATGGCTGACAAAGAAATCAGCTATGAGGAATTTGATAAGTTTTCTGAGTCAGATCTCAAAAGCCTCACAAAAGAGCAAGCGATTGGTGCTCTCCTAAAAGGTGGTGTATGGCCGCAAATCATCCAACGTCCCTATGGGATCGTAGCCAATCCGGAAGATGACCCTAAAGCGATCTTTATCTCAGGATTTGATTCCCACCCACTCGCACCTGATTATGGTGTACTTCTGAAAGGACAGGAAAAATACTTCCAAGCAGGCCTAAACATCCTCAAAAAGCTCACTTCCGGAAAAGTTCACCTTAACCTGGACCAAGATTCCGAGGTGTCGCCAGTATATGCTGGTGTTCAAGGTGTAGAAGTGAATAAGTTTTCGGGGCCACATCCAGCAGGAAATGTAGGTGTGCAGATTCATCACCTGGATCCTATCAACAAAGGGGAAATAGCTTGGACGATCAACCCTTATGGAGTGGTTCAAGCCGGGAAGCTCTTTCTGGAAGGGATTTATGATACTTCCAAAGTTATCGCTATCACAGGTTCTGAGGCTATTAAGACCGTTTACACAAAAACCTATCAAGGTGCTTGTGTGGATAAGCTGGTAGCAGACAACACCAAGTCTGACCATTTTAGAGTAGTTTCCGGAAATGTGCTTACTGGAGAAAAAATCAATCACGATGGGTATTTGGGGTACTATGACCACCAAATCACCTTACTCCCTGAAGGCGACTATTATGAGTTTATGGGCTGGGCCAAGCCGACCAGTAGTAAATTGAGTTTCCACCGTGCACTGGGCTTATTGTCTTTCCTTTCACCAAATAAAGAATATGCATTGGATACCAATGCACGAGGTGAGGAAAGGGCATTTGTGCAGACAGGGGTATTTGAGCAGGTCACTCCTATGGACATTTTCCCAGTCTACCTTCTGAAGGCCATTATGGCAGAGGATTTCGATGAAATGGAAGAGTTGGGGATTTATGAAATAATCGAGGAAGATTTGGCACTGTGCGAGTTTATCGACGTGTCAAAACATCCCGTTCAAGACATTGTCAGAAAAGGAATAGAACTAATTCAATATAGTTAA
- a CDS encoding NADH:ubiquinone reductase (Na(+)-transporting) subunit B, whose product MKFLRDLLDKQKPLFQKGGKFENLYYLYEAGETFMFSPNHTTGIKGAQVKDAIDLKRMMITVVIALLPCLLFGIYNVGEQHYLAVGEAVGFGEKFLLGLKLVLPIVIVAYAAGGIAEAVFAVIRKHPINEGFLVTGMLIPLVVPASMPLWQVALATVFAVVIAKEVFGGTGMNILNVAMTARAFLYFAYPAQISGDQVWTYLGEKTAVDGFSGATALSVAYNAGQSGEAVTGALASHNSAIGDQLYSFANMFFGFIPGSIGETSALMCLIGALILIATGVGSWKIIVSGFAGTYIMGLIMNAFAANEFMAMPAHYHLVMGGVAFGIVFMATDPVSAAQTERGKWLYGLLIGFLTVIIRVTNPAYPEGIMLAVLLMNVFAPLIDYYVVKANKKRRLQRATV is encoded by the coding sequence ATGAAGTTTCTACGTGATCTGTTAGATAAACAGAAACCCCTCTTTCAAAAGGGAGGTAAATTTGAGAATTTATATTACTTGTATGAGGCAGGAGAGACATTTATGTTTTCTCCAAACCATACAACGGGTATAAAAGGTGCTCAGGTGAAAGATGCCATTGATCTGAAGCGTATGATGATCACCGTGGTGATAGCACTTTTGCCTTGTCTGCTATTTGGGATCTATAATGTGGGCGAGCAGCACTACCTGGCAGTAGGAGAAGCTGTTGGCTTTGGTGAAAAGTTCTTGCTGGGTTTGAAATTGGTGCTGCCAATTGTTATTGTTGCTTATGCCGCAGGAGGGATTGCAGAGGCAGTATTTGCTGTGATCCGGAAACACCCAATCAATGAAGGCTTTTTGGTTACAGGAATGTTAATTCCGCTTGTGGTACCCGCGAGTATGCCGCTTTGGCAAGTAGCCTTGGCAACAGTCTTTGCCGTAGTGATTGCCAAAGAAGTCTTTGGTGGAACAGGAATGAATATCCTGAATGTAGCCATGACGGCCAGGGCGTTCTTGTACTTTGCTTATCCGGCTCAGATCTCAGGTGACCAGGTTTGGACCTACTTGGGTGAGAAGACTGCAGTAGATGGATTCTCAGGAGCGACAGCACTTTCTGTTGCCTATAACGCAGGCCAAAGTGGTGAGGCTGTTACCGGTGCCCTTGCTTCCCATAATTCAGCCATTGGCGATCAGCTGTACAGCTTTGCCAATATGTTCTTTGGTTTTATCCCCGGATCTATCGGTGAGACATCTGCCTTGATGTGCTTGATCGGTGCCTTGATCCTGATTGCTACAGGCGTAGGGAGCTGGAAAATCATCGTGAGTGGTTTTGCAGGTACTTATATCATGGGATTGATCATGAATGCCTTTGCAGCCAATGAATTTATGGCTATGCCGGCACACTATCACTTGGTTATGGGCGGTGTAGCTTTTGGTATCGTATTTATGGCTACGGATCCTGTTTCTGCGGCGCAGACGGAAAGAGGAAAGTGGCTTTATGGTCTGCTGATTGGCTTCTTGACCGTAATCATTCGGGTGACCAATCCCGCATATCCAGAGGGCATTATGTTGGCAGTTCTATTAATGAACGTCTTTGCTCCACTTATTGATTATTATGTTGTGAAAGCAAACAAGAAAAGGAGGTTACAACGTGCAACAGTCTAA
- the nqrC gene encoding NADH:ubiquinone reductase (Na(+)-transporting) subunit C gives MQQSNTYIITFSVILTVVLGFLLSGTSQLLGPIQKEAVALDNKKQILGAVMDAEKIAAMKPQEVNEYYENTISAKVVNIKGEEVTEQEGAEVTAETVDVAKNYKKPAEERLYPVYIYHEEGSEDKVVAYILPLYGAGLWDSIWGYLALQTDLNTIEGVTFSHAGETPGLGARITSTDVQQRYHGKEIFGEGGELQAVSMQKGEGKDYSAEPHKVDGMSGATITGDGVNKMLKNYLGYYQSYMDKVKGNS, from the coding sequence GTGCAACAGTCTAATACATATATCATTACATTCTCGGTAATCCTTACCGTAGTGCTCGGTTTTTTACTTTCAGGTACTTCCCAGCTATTGGGGCCTATCCAGAAGGAAGCCGTTGCGCTGGATAATAAGAAGCAAATTTTAGGTGCCGTAATGGATGCTGAAAAAATTGCTGCCATGAAACCCCAAGAGGTCAATGAATACTATGAGAATACCATTTCTGCAAAAGTGGTAAATATCAAAGGGGAAGAAGTGACTGAACAGGAAGGAGCCGAAGTAACAGCAGAAACGGTGGATGTGGCCAAAAACTATAAAAAGCCAGCTGAAGAGCGACTTTACCCTGTTTATATTTATCATGAAGAAGGCAGTGAGGACAAAGTGGTCGCTTATATCCTACCGCTGTATGGAGCAGGATTATGGGATTCCATATGGGGGTATCTGGCATTGCAGACAGACTTGAATACCATAGAGGGTGTGACATTTTCCCATGCTGGGGAGACACCGGGCCTAGGGGCTAGAATTACTTCAACTGATGTACAACAAAGGTATCATGGAAAGGAGATTTTTGGTGAAGGCGGAGAATTACAAGCCGTAAGTATGCAGAAAGGTGAAGGGAAGGATTATTCAGCAGAGCCACATAAGGTGGATGGTATGTCCGGAGCTACCATTACCGGTGATGGAGTGAACAAAATGCTGAAAAACTATTTGGGATACTATCAGTCTTACATGGACAAAGTAAAAGGTAATTCCTAA
- a CDS encoding NADH:ubiquinone reductase (Na(+)-transporting) subunit D, with product MSTETAEKTEIKKPAEAFLSKRRKKLISDPLVDDNPITIQVLGICSALAVTTQMKPTLVMALSVIFVIVMSNLTISIMRNTIPTRVRIIVQLAVVATLVTLVNEILKAFAYDMYKELSVFVGLIITNCIVMGRLEAFALGNKPYDSVLDGFGSALGYSWIILTVAFFRELWGSGSVFGIPVFDTISSWFGGDFSLATNGLMVSPVGAFIILGLIIWVQRTKTGYVEH from the coding sequence ATGAGTACAGAAACAGCAGAAAAGACAGAAATCAAAAAGCCCGCAGAGGCCTTTCTGTCGAAGCGAAGAAAAAAATTGATTTCTGATCCGCTGGTAGATGATAACCCGATTACCATTCAGGTATTGGGGATTTGTTCTGCATTAGCGGTGACCACACAGATGAAGCCTACTTTGGTAATGGCACTTTCTGTGATCTTTGTGATCGTGATGTCTAACTTGACCATCTCAATCATGAGAAACACCATTCCTACTCGTGTTCGGATCATTGTGCAGTTGGCGGTAGTAGCTACCTTGGTGACGTTGGTGAATGAAATTCTGAAAGCATTTGCCTATGATATGTACAAGGAATTGTCTGTATTCGTAGGCTTGATCATTACCAACTGTATCGTAATGGGACGTCTAGAGGCATTTGCTTTAGGCAATAAGCCTTATGACTCCGTATTGGATGGATTTGGTAGTGCGCTGGGGTATTCTTGGATCATTCTTACGGTAGCTTTCTTTAGGGAACTGTGGGGATCAGGTTCAGTATTCGGTATCCCTGTTTTTGATACCATTTCGTCTTGGTTCGGAGGGGATTTCTCCTTGGCCACCAATGGTTTGATGGTGAGCCCGGTAGGTGCCTTTATCATCCTTGGATTGATTATCTGGGTACAGCGTACCAAGACAGGATATGTAGAACATTAA
- the nqrE gene encoding NADH:ubiquinone reductase (Na(+)-transporting) subunit E — MELFSLGIRSIFIDNMVFAYFLGMCSFLAVSKKVSTALGLGAAVIFVLTITVPLNWLLNEFVLKEGALSFLGESFATIDLTFLRFIMFIAIIAAMVQLVEMVVEKFAPALYGALGIFLPLIAVNCAILGGSLFMAQRDYTLAEAGVYGFGSGTGFFLAIVALAAIREKLKYSNVPNGLKGLGITMLITGLMGIAFMSFMGIDL, encoded by the coding sequence ATGGAATTATTTAGCTTGGGAATCCGGTCAATCTTTATTGACAATATGGTATTTGCTTACTTTTTGGGAATGTGCTCATTCTTGGCCGTTTCTAAAAAGGTAAGTACAGCCTTAGGTCTTGGTGCTGCCGTAATCTTTGTATTGACGATTACGGTACCTTTGAACTGGCTTTTGAATGAATTTGTACTGAAAGAGGGAGCATTGTCCTTTCTTGGTGAATCTTTTGCCACTATTGACCTGACCTTTTTGAGGTTTATTATGTTCATCGCTATTATCGCAGCGATGGTGCAATTGGTGGAAATGGTAGTGGAGAAGTTTGCGCCAGCTTTGTATGGTGCACTGGGGATCTTCCTTCCGCTTATTGCCGTAAACTGTGCCATCTTGGGTGGGTCACTTTTTATGGCACAAAGGGATTATACCCTTGCTGAAGCAGGTGTGTATGGATTCGGTTCCGGTACAGGGTTTTTCCTTGCGATCGTAGCGCTGGCTGCCATTCGTGAAAAGTTGAAATACTCTAACGTGCCAAATGGTCTTAAAGGTCTCGGTATCACGATGTTGATTACCGGGTTGATGGGCATTGCCTTTATGTCATTTATGGGGATTGATCTGTAA
- a CDS encoding DUF502 domain-containing protein gives MSFTSKRIVNYFFKGLLFVTPLVLTVYIIYYIVQFLDNLLPVPVPGLGILIVLGLITFVGYLANIFITKPIFELIERWLFRIPLVNILYTSIKDLMSAFVGDKKKFNTPVIVKLSEHVSRLGFITQEDLSVIDEEDLVAIYLPHSYNFSGNCFLVPKTNVRVLKGINSADVMKFIVSGGVSELSRAKK, from the coding sequence ATGTCATTTACCTCTAAGCGTATCGTTAATTATTTCTTTAAAGGGTTGCTTTTTGTGACTCCCTTGGTACTGACGGTATATATAATTTATTATATCGTTCAGTTTTTAGATAATTTGCTGCCGGTACCTGTTCCGGGCCTGGGGATCTTGATTGTTTTAGGCCTAATTACCTTTGTTGGTTATTTGGCCAATATATTCATAACCAAACCCATTTTTGAGTTGATCGAAAGGTGGTTATTTAGAATTCCTTTGGTCAATATTCTCTATACCAGTATCAAGGATTTGATGTCTGCTTTTGTGGGGGACAAAAAGAAATTTAACACCCCTGTAATTGTAAAGCTCTCTGAGCATGTTAGTCGTTTGGGATTTATTACCCAAGAGGATTTGTCTGTGATTGATGAGGAGGACTTGGTGGCCATTTACCTTCCTCATTCTTATAACTTTAGTGGCAATTGCTTTTTAGTGCCCAAGACTAATGTTCGGGTATTGAAAGGGATAAATAGTGCTGATGTAATGAAGTTTATTGTTTCGGGTGGCGTTTCTGAATTAAGCAGAGCTAAAAAGTAG
- the trxA gene encoding thioredoxin, whose protein sequence is MAKAIEITDANFEEIIKSDQPILVDFWAEWCGPCKMIGPVVEEIAGEYDGKAVIGKVDVDANPAVASKFGIRSIPTLLFFKNGEVVDKQVGAVPKAVLAQKLEAQI, encoded by the coding sequence ATGGCAAAAGCAATTGAAATTACCGACGCAAACTTTGAGGAAATCATCAAATCAGACCAACCTATCCTAGTAGATTTCTGGGCTGAGTGGTGTGGGCCTTGTAAAATGATCGGGCCAGTAGTAGAAGAAATTGCTGGCGAATATGACGGAAAAGCGGTGATAGGTAAAGTCGATGTAGATGCAAACCCTGCTGTAGCCTCTAAGTTTGGCATCAGGAGTATTCCTACACTTCTCTTCTTCAAAAACGGCGAAGTGGTGGACAAACAAGTAGGTGCCGTACCTAAAGCAGTGCTTGCTCAAAAACTAGAAGCTCAAATCTAA
- the dnaE gene encoding DNA polymerase III subunit alpha: MYIIFDTETTGLPRNYNAPITDLDNWPRLVQLAWQLHDERGKLISHQNYIVKPEGFTIPYNAEKVHGISTDRALKEGHDLKEVLEIFHKDVEKANYLVGHNIGFDINVCGAEFLRVDLPMQLLEKQELDTKDISTNFCAIPGGKGGKYKWPTLTELHQKLFGAGFEDAHDAAYDVDATAKCFFGLITAKVQAPEEGIAVEEVIYEPPKLDAANFAAAKDQQKEAAQDIIKQARKADISDLVDIPFSHLHVHTQYSILQATSEIPAMVARAKEFNMPAIAMTDHGNMMAAFHFVKEAMSNDIKPVVGCEFNICREHQNKSQKDDGFQAVLLAKNKTGYHNLAKLASFAYTQGFYYVPRIDKELLVQYKGDIIATTGGLWGEIPFLILNVGETQAEEAFLWWKEQFGEDFYVELNRHGIPEEEKVNEVLLRFAQKYNVKYFAANNTYYNTKNDAKAHDILLCVKDGEKVDKPKKYIGKKGREFRYGFPNEEFYIKTPEEMKKLFADLPEAIECTNEIIEKVEAYKLAREVLLPKFNIPERFQDPQDDEDGGKRGENAYLRHLTYEGAKKRYPEITEEIRERLDFELSIIANTGYPGYFLIVQDFTTAAREMGVSVGPGRGSAAGSAVAYCIGITNVDPVAYDLLFERFLNPDRVSLPDIDIDFDDHGRQKVIDYVIEKYGANQVAQIITYGTMAAKSAIRDTARALDLPLSDADRLAKLVPDIKLKALFSLANDRAKLADKLKNNSENIDKAYELINISKGNDDLSKTINQAKILEGSVRNTGIHACGVIITPDDITNFVPVALAKDSDMYCTQFDNSVVENAGLLKMDFLGLKTLTLIKDAIRIVKERHDVELDPENFPIDDTETYELFQRGETVGIFQYESPGMQKYMRELKPTVFADLIAMNALYRPGPLEYIPSFIKRKHGLEPIAYDLDDMEEYLQETYGITVYQEQVMLLSQKLAGFTKGEADVLRKAMGKKLRDVLDKMKPKFVNQAAEKGHDKTKLEKIWKDWEAFASYAFNKSHSTCYAWIAYQTAYLKAHYPAEYMASVLSNNMNDITQVTFFMEECKRMGIEVLGPDVNESKDGFTVNQEGQIRFGLAAIKGAGGAAVHSVIEERAENGPYKNIFDFTQRINLRSVNKKTLESLAMAGGFDCFPDHHRRQYLEASENDATLIEKAVKYAQKKAQEAESSQVSLFGGGSGMEVPMPSITPIEPFSQLQQLNIEKEVVGLYISGHPLDQFKVEFDSFTNTPLSEFSNTDVLKAKGEIKAAGVVTSFAHRTTKNGNPFGTLTLEDYNGGHTFFLFGEDYIKYKEYFMTGWFLYFTGSVQGKRWNPDELEFKIGNIMLLNEVRGRMVKGLRLNISLDDLTLDLMERLEAITSKYKGEAKLFINVTDVKERIAVDLRSTKFLIDPSQDMIKELEDIPEVQYKII, translated from the coding sequence ATGTACATTATTTTTGATACCGAAACCACTGGTTTACCGAGAAATTACAATGCCCCCATCACCGATTTGGACAACTGGCCACGGCTGGTCCAGCTGGCTTGGCAACTCCACGATGAGCGGGGCAAACTGATTTCCCATCAAAACTACATTGTCAAACCCGAAGGCTTCACCATTCCTTACAATGCCGAAAAAGTCCATGGAATCTCCACAGACCGTGCATTAAAAGAAGGCCATGACCTGAAGGAGGTATTGGAGATTTTCCACAAAGATGTAGAAAAAGCCAACTACCTGGTCGGCCACAATATTGGTTTTGACATCAATGTCTGTGGTGCGGAATTTTTGAGAGTGGACCTGCCAATGCAGTTGCTTGAAAAGCAGGAATTGGACACCAAGGACATATCCACTAATTTCTGCGCCATTCCTGGAGGGAAAGGAGGCAAATACAAATGGCCAACGCTAACAGAACTCCATCAAAAACTCTTTGGTGCGGGATTCGAGGACGCCCACGATGCTGCTTATGACGTAGACGCCACAGCGAAGTGTTTCTTTGGACTGATCACCGCCAAAGTACAGGCTCCAGAAGAAGGCATTGCAGTAGAAGAGGTCATTTATGAACCGCCAAAACTCGACGCTGCCAACTTTGCCGCTGCCAAGGACCAACAAAAGGAAGCTGCCCAAGATATCATCAAGCAAGCGCGAAAAGCGGATATCAGTGACTTGGTAGACATCCCATTCAGTCACCTCCATGTCCATACGCAATACTCCATCCTGCAGGCTACCTCAGAAATCCCTGCTATGGTGGCCAGGGCCAAGGAATTCAACATGCCGGCCATTGCCATGACTGACCATGGCAATATGATGGCTGCTTTCCATTTTGTGAAAGAAGCTATGTCAAATGACATCAAGCCAGTGGTGGGTTGTGAGTTTAACATTTGTCGGGAACATCAAAACAAGTCCCAAAAGGACGATGGCTTCCAGGCGGTGTTGCTTGCCAAAAACAAGACGGGCTATCACAACTTAGCCAAATTGGCCTCATTTGCCTACACCCAAGGTTTTTATTATGTCCCCAGGATCGATAAGGAACTCCTGGTTCAGTACAAAGGAGATATCATTGCCACCACTGGCGGACTTTGGGGGGAGATTCCTTTCCTTATCCTGAATGTCGGTGAGACCCAAGCTGAAGAAGCCTTTTTATGGTGGAAGGAGCAGTTTGGAGAGGATTTTTACGTGGAATTGAACCGTCACGGAATCCCGGAAGAGGAAAAAGTAAACGAAGTCCTGCTTCGATTCGCCCAAAAGTACAACGTCAAGTATTTTGCCGCCAACAACACCTACTATAACACCAAGAATGACGCCAAGGCGCACGACATTCTCCTCTGTGTCAAAGACGGTGAGAAAGTCGACAAGCCGAAAAAGTACATTGGCAAAAAAGGCCGGGAATTCCGCTACGGCTTCCCCAACGAAGAGTTCTATATCAAAACGCCCGAGGAGATGAAAAAGCTCTTTGCTGATCTCCCTGAAGCCATCGAATGTACTAATGAAATCATCGAAAAAGTAGAGGCCTACAAACTGGCAAGGGAAGTTTTGCTGCCCAAGTTCAATATTCCAGAACGGTTTCAAGACCCACAAGATGATGAAGACGGCGGCAAGCGTGGCGAAAACGCCTATTTGCGCCACCTTACCTACGAAGGAGCCAAGAAACGCTATCCTGAGATCACTGAAGAAATCAGGGAACGGCTGGATTTTGAGCTCTCTATTATTGCGAACACCGGGTATCCGGGGTATTTCCTGATCGTGCAGGATTTTACCACGGCCGCCCGGGAAATGGGTGTATCCGTAGGGCCTGGCAGGGGGTCTGCCGCCGGCTCTGCAGTCGCCTACTGCATCGGCATTACCAATGTGGATCCAGTCGCATATGACCTCCTTTTTGAGAGATTCCTAAACCCGGACAGGGTTTCACTTCCCGATATTGATATTGACTTTGATGACCACGGTCGTCAAAAAGTAATCGATTATGTAATCGAAAAATATGGTGCCAATCAGGTGGCACAGATCATCACTTACGGTACCATGGCGGCCAAATCGGCCATTCGCGATACAGCGAGGGCACTTGACCTGCCATTGTCAGACGCAGATCGCCTGGCCAAATTGGTCCCAGACATCAAGCTGAAAGCCCTCTTTAGCCTGGCCAATGACCGGGCCAAACTCGCCGACAAGCTCAAAAACAACTCAGAGAACATCGATAAGGCCTACGAGCTGATCAACATCTCCAAGGGCAACGACGACCTGTCCAAGACCATCAACCAGGCAAAGATACTGGAAGGATCCGTACGAAACACAGGCATCCACGCCTGTGGGGTCATCATCACTCCGGATGACATTACCAATTTTGTCCCTGTAGCACTTGCCAAAGACTCGGACATGTACTGCACACAATTTGACAACTCCGTGGTGGAAAATGCAGGCCTGCTGAAAATGGACTTTCTTGGCCTGAAAACCCTCACGCTGATCAAAGACGCCATTCGCATCGTCAAGGAGCGTCATGATGTGGAGCTGGATCCGGAAAACTTCCCCATTGATGATACAGAAACTTATGAGCTCTTTCAGCGTGGTGAAACGGTAGGGATATTTCAATATGAATCCCCTGGCATGCAGAAATACATGCGTGAGCTGAAACCCACGGTATTTGCCGACTTGATTGCCATGAATGCGCTCTATCGTCCGGGACCTTTGGAATACATCCCCAGCTTTATTAAAAGAAAGCACGGGCTGGAACCCATTGCTTACGATCTGGACGATATGGAGGAATATCTTCAGGAGACTTATGGGATTACAGTGTATCAGGAACAGGTGATGTTACTTTCCCAAAAACTGGCAGGTTTTACCAAAGGCGAGGCAGATGTCCTGCGTAAGGCCATGGGTAAAAAGCTCCGTGACGTCCTGGACAAAATGAAGCCTAAATTTGTCAACCAAGCCGCTGAAAAGGGCCACGACAAAACCAAGCTAGAAAAGATATGGAAGGACTGGGAAGCCTTTGCCTCTTATGCCTTTAACAAGTCCCACTCCACCTGTTATGCATGGATAGCGTATCAAACAGCCTATCTCAAAGCACATTACCCTGCCGAATACATGGCTTCCGTGCTGAGCAACAACATGAATGACATCACCCAGGTCACCTTTTTCATGGAAGAATGTAAACGCATGGGGATAGAAGTACTGGGGCCTGATGTCAATGAGTCCAAAGATGGCTTTACGGTAAACCAAGAAGGACAAATTCGATTTGGTTTAGCGGCCATTAAAGGTGCGGGTGGTGCGGCTGTTCACTCAGTAATCGAAGAACGGGCAGAAAATGGCCCCTATAAAAACATATTTGATTTTACCCAGCGCATAAACCTACGGTCGGTCAATAAAAAAACGCTGGAATCACTGGCCATGGCCGGAGGTTTTGACTGTTTCCCTGATCATCACAGACGGCAATACCTGGAAGCTTCCGAAAATGATGCCACGCTCATCGAAAAAGCAGTAAAATATGCCCAAAAGAAGGCCCAGGAAGCTGAAAGCTCGCAAGTATCCCTTTTCGGAGGAGGTTCAGGAATGGAGGTCCCCATGCCAAGCATTACCCCTATAGAGCCTTTCAGCCAATTGCAGCAACTAAACATCGAGAAGGAAGTAGTCGGACTTTACATCTCTGGGCACCCCTTGGATCAGTTTAAGGTAGAGTTTGATTCTTTTACCAATACGCCCTTATCGGAATTCTCCAATACCGATGTCCTGAAAGCCAAAGGTGAAATCAAAGCAGCTGGAGTAGTAACATCCTTTGCCCATCGTACCACCAAAAACGGCAATCCCTTCGGTACATTGACCCTAGAGGATTATAACGGGGGCCATACCTTCTTTCTATTTGGTGAAGATTACATCAAATACAAAGAGTATTTCATGACTGGATGGTTCTTATACTTCACTGGAAGTGTTCAAGGCAAACGCTGGAACCCGGACGAACTGGAATTTAAAATAGGCAACATCATGCTACTAAATGAGGTTCGAGGCAGAATGGTCAAAGGCTTGCGCCTAAACATTAGCCTCGACGACCTTACCCTGGACTTAATGGAAAGATTGGAAGCCATTACTTCCAAGTACAAAGGAGAAGCCAAACTCTTTATCAATGTCACCGATGTCAAGGAGCGAATTGCAGTGGACCTAAGGTCCACCAAGTTTCTGATAGACCCTTCTCAAGACATGATTAAAGAATTGGAAGACATCCCGGAAGTACAATACAAAATCATTTAA